A portion of the Gossypium arboreum isolate Shixiya-1 chromosome 8, ASM2569848v2, whole genome shotgun sequence genome contains these proteins:
- the LOC108467564 gene encoding uncharacterized protein LOC108467564 yields the protein MAFLMPSPEISTASAKFFSNPTPRPKFLKSCAISKNDDEKVWSRTNARVGVKDAGSTVSCLSQNLRLYVQFSAPVKRGSKPSKEEEEKQDYYVNMGYAIRTLREEFPDIFYRELSFDIYRDDIVFKDPLNTFIGIDNYKSIFRALRFHGRIFFKALWLDIVSVWQPMENVVMVRWTIHGIPRVPWESRGRFDGTSEYKLDKKGKIYEHRVDNIALNSPPKFQVLAVEDLIRSVGCPSTPRPTYFEISSASPPEKT from the exons ATGGCATTTCTCATGCCTTCACCTGAAATTTCCACCGCCTCTGCAAAATTTTTCTCTAACCCTACCCCCCGCCCTAAATTCCTCAAGAGCTGTGCGATTTCGAAGAACGACGACGAGAAAGTTTGGTCAAGGACCAACGCTAGGGTCGGTGTTAAAGATGCCGGCAGTACGGTTTCGTGTTTGAGCCAAAACTTGAGGTTGTACGTACAATTTTCGGCTCCAGTGAAGCGAGGATCGAAGCCCAGCAAAGAGGAAGAGGAGAAGCAGGATTATTACGTGAATATGGGTTACGCTATTCGGACCTTGAGAGAGGAGTTTCCGGACATCTTCTACAGAGAGCTTAGTTTTGATATTTACAG GGATGACATTGTATTCAAAGATCCTCTCAATACTTTCATCGGAATCGACAATTATAAGTCAATCTTCCGGGCACTGCGATTCCATGGGAGGATATTTTTCAAAGCTCTCTGGCTCGACATTGTCAGTGTATGGCAGCCAATGGAGAATGTCGTAATGGTTCGCTGGACCATCCATGGCATTCCACGAGTCCCATGGGAGAGTCGTGGTCGATTCGATGGCACTTCTGAATACAAACTCGACAAGAAGGGTAAAATATATGAGCACCGAGTTGACAACATCGCACTGAATTCACCCCCTAAGTTTCAAGTGCTAGCTGTGGAAGATCTAATCCGATCTGTAGGTTGCCCCTCAACCCCAAGGCCAACTTACTTCGAGATTTCATCAGCTTCACCTCCAGAAAAAACATAA